In the genome of Thermoanaerobacterium sp. PSU-2, one region contains:
- the namA gene encoding NADPH dehydrogenase NamA yields MLFTPIKIKDITIKNRIMMSPMCQYSADKDGLANSWHFVHYLSRAVGGVGLIMVEATAVESRGRITDRDLGIWNDQQVEPLKRIVDECKKYGVTMGIQLAHAGRKSEVADETPVAPSAINWSDDYKLPHELTKEEIKAIVEKFKDAAVRALNAGFDVIEIHAAHGYLLHEFLSPLSNKRNDEYGGDVTNRVRMLKEVIEAVKKVWPENKPLFVRVSSDDYIEGGIDIDEMIKILSYIKPLGVDVIDASSGGLLNAKIDLYPGYQVKYSEKIKSQLGFKTAAVGLITKAEMAEQILKDGKADLIALGRELLRNPYWPLYAAHDLKEDVEWPKQYERGKFRV; encoded by the coding sequence ATGTTATTTACACCCATAAAAATAAAAGACATTACTATAAAAAACAGGATTATGATGTCTCCAATGTGTCAGTATTCCGCTGACAAAGATGGACTTGCAAACAGTTGGCACTTTGTTCACTACTTAAGCAGAGCCGTCGGCGGTGTGGGGTTAATAATGGTTGAAGCAACGGCAGTAGAAAGTCGAGGGCGAATAACTGATCGCGATCTTGGCATCTGGAACGACCAACAGGTAGAACCACTCAAAAGAATTGTTGATGAGTGCAAAAAATACGGTGTTACAATGGGAATACAATTAGCCCATGCTGGAAGAAAATCAGAAGTGGCAGATGAAACGCCTGTTGCGCCTTCAGCAATAAACTGGAGCGATGATTATAAATTGCCACATGAACTCACAAAAGAAGAAATAAAGGCTATCGTAGAAAAGTTTAAAGATGCAGCAGTAAGAGCCTTGAATGCTGGTTTTGATGTTATTGAAATACATGCGGCACACGGTTATTTGCTACACGAATTTCTGTCGCCCCTGTCAAACAAGAGAAATGATGAATACGGCGGTGATGTCACTAACAGAGTGAGAATGCTTAAAGAAGTCATAGAAGCTGTAAAAAAAGTATGGCCAGAAAATAAACCTTTATTTGTAAGGGTTTCATCCGACGATTACATTGAAGGCGGCATCGACATTGACGAAATGATAAAAATTTTATCATACATAAAGCCTTTAGGCGTAGACGTGATAGATGCAAGCAGCGGTGGACTTCTAAATGCGAAAATCGATCTTTATCCTGGCTATCAAGTCAAATACTCTGAAAAAATAAAAAGCCAGCTTGGTTTTAAAACAGCGGCAGTAGGCTTAATAACAAAAGCTGAAATGGCTGAACAAATCCTCAAAGACGGAAAAGCTGATTTAATAGCGTTAGGCCGTGAGCTTCTGAGAAATCCGTAT